One genomic segment of Heptranchias perlo isolate sHepPer1 chromosome 3, sHepPer1.hap1, whole genome shotgun sequence includes these proteins:
- the LOC137311657 gene encoding transcription factor MafA-like, whose protein sequence is MASDLGMSADLPTSPLAIEYVNDFDLMKFEVKKEPPEAERYCNRISGSLSSTPISTPCSSVPSSPSLCAPSPGSTNKAHHLEDLYWISNYQHHLNPEALNLTPEDAVEALIGSSQAHHHHHFEGYRAQQYPGEEMPINGHHQHQAPPHHHHHHHHHLRLEDRFSDDQLVSMSVRELNRQLRGFSKEEVIRLKQKRRTLKNRGYAQSCRYKRVQQRHMLESEKSLLQQQVDQLKQEVARLAKERDVYKEKYEKMASRSYREPATAASNPGKNSSSSNEFFL, encoded by the coding sequence ATGGCCTCCGACCTCGGCATGAGCGCGGACCTGCCCACCAGCCCCTTGGCCATCGAGTACGTGAACGACTTCGACCTGATGAAGttcgaggtgaagaaggagccccCCGAAGCCGAGCGCTACTGCAACCGAATCTCgggctccctctcctccaccccgaTCAGCACCCCGTGTAGCTCGGTGCCTTCCTCGCCCAGCCTGTGCGCCCCCAGCCCGGGCAGCACCAACAAGGCGCATCACCTGGAGGACCTCTACTGGATCAGCAACTACCAGCACCACCTCAACCCCGAGGCTCTCAACCTGACCCCCGAGGATGCCGTGGAAGCTCTGATCGGCAGCTCccaagcccaccaccaccaccacttcgAGGGCTACAGGGCGCAGCAGTACCCCGGGGAGGAGATGCCCATCAATGGGCACCATCAACACCAAGCCCCGccgcaccatcaccaccaccaccaccatcacttgCGCCTGGAGGATCGCTTCTCGGACGACCAGCTGGTCAGCATGTCGGTGAGGGAGCTCAACAGGCAGCTGCGGGGCTTCAGCAAGGAGGAGGTCATCCGCCTCAAGCAGAAGAGGAGGACCTTGAAGAATCGAGGCTACGCTCAGTCCTGCAGGTACAAGAGGGTCCAGCAGCGGCACATGCTGGAGAGCGAGAAGTCCCTCCTCCAGCAGCAGGTGGACCAGCTCAAGCAAGAGGTGGCGAGGCTGGCCAAAGAGAGGGACGTCTACAAGGAGAAGTACGAGAAGATGGCCAGCAGGAGCTACAGGGAGCCGGCAACGGCCGCCTCGAACCCTGGCAAGAACAGTTCCTCGTCCAACGAGTTCTTCTTGTGA